CCTGATATGCTGATCAATTTTCAAGTACTGGGAGAAGATACAGAACTGAGAAAGTATATTCTAGATAATGGTCAGGATTACCTGGGTTTTGGTCCTAGATCTAAAGCTACCCAGATGGTGCCAGTAGATAAAGGAACTGTACTGATCAACTTTATGGATGCTACCAGTGGAAATCAGATCTGGCAAGGATATGCTGCCGGGGCGCTTAGAGACAGTGATATGAAAAATATGAGTGTCATGGAAGAGCGCGTGGGTGCCATCTTCGAAGACTTTGATTTCAATCAGTTTGAAACCAGCGTGACTGCAGAATAAAATCCAGATTTAATTGTAGTTGATTGTGCCAATCCCGGACTCGATGTTCGGGATTTTTTTAGGTATATACCGTAGAATCAGATTATTATTTTTAGATCTGATTATCCGCAATGATGCCAGTAGTTAAAGAATGTGGCTAGATAGTAGCGGGTAATCGTCCACCGACGAAAGTCCACTGCCCACAGCAAGTAGTAAGAAACCTTAACCTATAATGTCTCTCGCTCATGGTATGAAAAGCGGATATCCATATTTTAGCTATGAAAGCTAGTATGACTAAAAAGTCACAAACTGGTATGATTATCATCCATGAGAGATTCCATCCCGTATCCTTCGTCACGGGATAGGTTCTGACGAATAAAAATCAAATCATAAACAGATGAAACGACCTATCTTTCTTTTAACTCTGAGCTTCATATTTCTTTTGTCCTGCGGCAAA
This genomic window from Algoriphagus sp. TR-M9 contains:
- a CDS encoding DUF4136 domain-containing protein; the encoded protein is MKNLTYLFLLTFFSVSLLSCSQKSMKVVTREDGGASLSDYNTYAWISDKENIPNAYALVGNSTALVLNNESAQKMVKEAVELQMEARGFAKDDSNPDMLINFQVLGEDTELRKYILDNGQDYLGFGPRSKATQMVPVDKGTVLINFMDATSGNQIWQGYAAGALRDSDMKNMSVMEERVGAIFEDFDFNQFETSVTAE